One part of the Flavobacteriales bacterium TMED191 genome encodes these proteins:
- a CDS encoding CDGSH iron-sulfur domain-containing protein codes for LCNCKKTSNPPYCDGTHNKI; via the coding sequence TCTATGTAATTGTAAAAAAACTTCAAATCCTCCTTATTGTGATGGAACACATAATAAAATCTAA